A genomic stretch from Sphingobacterium sp. ML3W includes:
- a CDS encoding substrate-binding domain-containing protein, with protein sequence MSTTNETGNGSRMKYLQLVDHIHTLIEKNDLHIGDRIPSLNQLQDQLGMSKETVLKGLNYLLEKGIIESVYRKGYYVKKKQVEHSYRILLLLDKMNTMREQIYQSLLVETKGTAAIDVYFHHHNFNVFRNIITENINNYTHFVIVTFLKDDPAPIINLIPPNKRIIIDYNQLGLSGNYTAIYQDYEYDIYNSLSLLQNNIQKYQRIILIAHPEALHAEHVIKGFVRYCEESSIDYDIIPDVDETNFKKHTAFITFSRYDSDDVSLIKLAKKHGFTLGEDIGLISYNDTDVKEILEGGITVISTDFRAMGKAAAKAVLQKKTLNERNPTQVIIRKSL encoded by the coding sequence ATGTCCACTACAAACGAAACAGGCAACGGGTCTCGCATGAAGTATCTTCAATTAGTAGATCACATTCATACATTGATCGAAAAGAATGACCTACATATTGGAGACCGTATTCCCTCTTTAAATCAATTGCAGGATCAACTCGGCATGAGCAAAGAGACAGTCTTGAAAGGTCTTAATTATCTACTCGAAAAAGGGATAATTGAGTCTGTCTATCGCAAAGGATATTATGTAAAGAAAAAACAGGTGGAGCATTCTTATCGCATCCTGTTACTTCTGGATAAAATGAATACCATGCGCGAACAGATTTATCAATCTTTATTAGTTGAGACCAAAGGGACCGCAGCGATCGACGTCTATTTTCATCATCACAACTTTAATGTCTTTCGCAATATTATCACCGAAAACATCAACAACTATACGCATTTTGTTATTGTTACATTCCTGAAAGATGACCCAGCTCCGATCATCAATCTCATCCCTCCGAACAAACGGATTATTATCGACTACAATCAATTGGGACTCTCCGGAAATTATACGGCTATCTATCAGGACTATGAATACGATATTTATAATAGCCTTTCCTTATTGCAGAATAATATTCAAAAGTATCAAAGAATTATATTGATCGCACATCCTGAAGCTTTACATGCCGAACATGTCATCAAAGGTTTCGTCCGGTACTGTGAGGAGTCAAGCATCGATTATGACATTATCCCAGACGTAGATGAGACAAATTTTAAGAAGCATACGGCCTTTATCACCTTTAGTCGCTACGATTCGGATGATGTTTCCTTGATCAAATTGGCAAAGAAACATGGATTTACATTGGGCGAGGATATAGGCCTTATTTCCTATAATGATACTGACGTCAAAGAGATCCTTGAGGGGGGAATTACGGTAATATCTACCGATTTCCGGGCAATGGGAAAAGCGGCAGCTAAGGCTGTACTTCAAAAGAAAACTTTAAACGAACGCAATCCTACTCAAGTTATCATTCGGAAATCTCTTTAA